The following are encoded in a window of Drosophila simulans strain w501 chromosome 3L, Prin_Dsim_3.1, whole genome shotgun sequence genomic DNA:
- the LOC6738074 gene encoding H/ACA ribonucleoprotein complex subunit 2-like protein, with product MGKVKVERSEDADESVVASGDVTIKEEESYDDKLIFVNAIAKPMAGKKLAKKCYKLVKKAMKHKTFLRNGLKDVQTRLRKGETGICIFAGDVTPVDIMCHLPAVCEEKGIPYTYTPSRADLGAAMGVKRGTVALLVRQNEEYKDLYDEVKEELSALNIPV from the exons ATGGGCAAAGTGAAAGTAGAGCGCTCCGAGGATGCCGATGAGTCCGTGGTGGCCAGCGGCGATGTTACcatcaaggaggaggagtccTACGATGACAAGCTGATCTTTGTGAACGCCATCGCGAAACCGATGGCAGGTAAaaaactggccaaaaagtgcTACAAACTGGTGAAGAAGGCCATGAAGCACAAGACATTCCTGCGGAATGGACTGAAGGATGTACAGACTCGCCTGCGCAAGGGCGAAACTGG CATTTGCATCTTTGCTGGCGACGTTACACCTGTGGACATCATGTGCCACTTACCCGCCGTCTGCGAGGAGAAGGGCATCCCCTACACTTACACCCCCAGTCGAGCGGATCTGGGTGCTGCCATGGGCGTGAAGCGCGGTACAGTCGCCCTGCTGGTCCGTCAGAACGAGGAGTACAAGGATCTGTACGACGAGGTCAAGGAGGAGCTGTCGGCACTGAACATACCCGTCTAG
- the LOC6738075 gene encoding uncharacterized protein LOC6738075 yields MERYNRVYRDPASPLTPLTPLSTEAFTFEDVTPTGGVGRKGSAKYGLFGMPKENNLTVPNSRPALSGLKRLSESTLPRRFSQKFMRTRSVFSPTSQSTFINGETKLMGESGDSKLLRTRREDRPKPDIRLQQETRLRQEESKLKSARTKIKVEDSRSPTPSIHHPRYKPCSPVEHPTLSPRVKSLLDRTGNAHLTELFTRQEIDIEVLIQMTLEDLAALGVRGAREIRLAMNIIQLAKQFF; encoded by the exons ATGGAGCGCTACAATCGCGTCTATAGAG ATCCCGCATCCCCACTGACCCCACTAACTCCGCTCTCCACCGAAGCTTTTACATTCGAAGATGTCACGCCCACTGGGGGCGTTGGCAGGAAGGGTTCCGCGAAATACGGACTCTTTGGAATGCCGAAGGAAAATAATCTTACGGTTCCAAACAGTCGACCGGCATTGTCCGGACTAAAACGACTATCGGAATCCACTTTGCCCCGGCGATTTTCACAGAAATTTATGCGCACGCGTTCCGTATTTTCGCCCACAAGTCAAAGTACCTTCATAAATGGGGAGACCAAGCTAATGGGAGAATCCGGAGATTCCAAGCTACTGAGAACTAGGAGGGAAGACAGGCCAAAGCCGGATATCCGACTGCAGCAGGAAACGCGGCTGAGGCAGGAGGAATCCAAGTTGAAAAGTGCGCGAACAAAAATTAAAGTGGAGGACTCAAGGAGTCCCACTCCCAGTATCCATCATCCACGCTATAAGCCCTGCTCCCCGGTGGAGCACCCCACTTTGAGTCCTCGGGTCAAATCCCTACTCGATCGCACCGGGAACGCGCATCTCACGGAGCTGTTCACGCGCCAGGAGATCGACATCGAGGTGCTCATCCAAATGACCCTGGAGGACTTGGCGGCACTAGGCGTGCGCGGCGCCCGGGAGATCCGATTGGCCATGAATATTATCCAGCTGGCCAAGCAATTCTTCTGA